The DNA window ATAGGCGATGTCTAGCTGCACTAATTCAAGAAACAGCGTGTCGAGCGGTAAGTTGGTGTCGTGAAGGTAAGCACTCAGAGCGGGACGATTTCCCGCCTTCCAGGAACTCTCAAAGGCGTCGCAAATCTGATCGATCTCTCGACCAACCGATAAGTCGGAGAAAAAGAGCTCCTCAGCTTTGGGATTCGTTTCAGTCATTGTCGAGTTCTGCTCGATAGGTCTGACGAATGAGTCGCAGTTTGCGGCGGATCGTCGCGAGTGCGAGTCCCAACAGTGTTGCGATCTCGTCGAACGTATACCCTTCAATCCTTAATACCGCAATTCTTTGCAACACCGGGTCTTTTAATTTCGAAAGAACTCGTTGGAATTCATCATTGAGTGCGACGAGATATTCGGGATCGGGTTCTGGCGTGACGATTTCGCGAAAAAGGTTCGCAGAGTCGCCCAATGACAAAATGGTTCTTCCACCACCGCGGCGATACGCCATTTGCCGCCGCTTGGAATCAATGCATTTGCGCCGGGTCATGGCGAGCAACATCCACAGGAGCTCGTCGACGTCCTGGACGTGCGCGAGGCGTCCCTCTGCGGCCGCCCTCCACAAGCTCTCGAAGACGCTTGCCGCGACATCTTCCCCGTCGACGCCTGCGTTGAACAAGTGATTCAACCGATTGTCAGCCACGTTGCGCAATTGTTCAAAAAAATGTTGCCACATCTGCTGCATGGCTTGAGCATCCCCCGCCTTCAGCTTTTGCAGCCATTCCGTCAGGGGGGTTTCGGGCGGCATTTCGACTCCAACATCAACGACTGTGCAGTACTCTGTAACGGTCGTTGACAGCCTAAAAGACTCGCCCCTGAACTGGCAAGTTCGCTGGAAGCCGAAATCTAGATTGTACTTCTGGCAATTCTCCTCATTTAAGATCATGTTGCTCTTGTTGACGAGCAGTTTGTCAGTGGTTTGAACCCGCGTAGAAGGCTGCGGCGCGACCCGAGATCTCGCTCGCCGACGCAGCGTCACTGGACCAAGTGGCCGGGGCGAAAAAAATCGCAAGTTCAGATTAAAAAAAAGGTTAAGAGGGCAGGGGGCGCCGAGGCGTGAACCTCGACACCCCCTTCGGCCCGTTGCCCTCCGGCCCGGCTCAAGAGAACCGCATGGACGAACGTCTGACGTCTTAGATGACACGCTGCGGCATGTGTCCGCCTCAGTGTTGCCGTTTCATTCCCAGCAAATTGATTTTGCAGTGGGGCCGACTGGTATTGTCAGGTGTCCATTTCTTTGGCCAGTCAGCGCTCAATGCACTTTGAACAGGTACTTCATTTGAGAAACCGTAAATGAATCTCGATGTGGCACAAAAATCTTCCAATTTTGCGGTGATCACCAGCATGCGGTGCGCATTGCGGCCGGCGGGCGTGTCGAGGTGCGCCGGCCGAGGTCGTCTTCGAGGAGTGACCAACCAGCGGCAGGGCGAAGTCTCGTGCTTGCCCACAAGACTGTTCCACAGGTCCGCACGCGTGAGGATCGGGCGATGGTCAGGATGGTGGGGACGACGCTACTCAGCGACGGATGACGATACGCCACGGCCGGGGACGAAGAGCGTCTCCCAGGGCGACCTGACGTTTTGTGACCGTCTTAATTCGGCAGAGCTGCGTCCGTGACGGTGGTGTCGCATCAGGCATCGGAGACGATGACGGCCAAATCTGGAATAATCGCCGAAAATCCTCCGTTTTTACAAGTCTTCTTCTATCAATGTGTTGTGGTGAAACTCGCGCCGCTTTCACGCTTCGTAGCGGAACAATCGCCGGTAAAAGATAATTCAACGCATCGATATATGTTGGGCGTTTTGAGTTTCAATCGGGTTCGCTCCTGGATCAGGTGCATGTTGACATCAGCGGACACTCAGGAGCGTTACCAAGGGTTTCTGCGCGAGTACGCTCGAGAGCGGACCAAGCTGTTCCGGTACATTTTTTCGCTGCTGCCGAATCACGCGGATGCAGAAGACGTGTTTCAGCGTTGCAGCATTGTTTTGTGGCAAAAGTTCTCGGAGTTTGATGCGCGGCGCAGCTTTCTCGCGTGGGCGTGCGGGGTGGCGTTTAATGAGGTCTGTTATTTCCTGCGATCTACCAATCGCGGCCAGTTGAAGTTCGATTCGGAACTGTTGGAAAAGCTTTCCGATGACCGTGTCTCGGAGTTGGGAAGCACCGACCAAATTCTGGTGCAGCTCGCCGATTGTTTGAAGCTGCTTCCTCGCCGCGATCGCGAATTG is part of the Planctomicrobium piriforme genome and encodes:
- a CDS encoding sigma-70 family RNA polymerase sigma factor, producing the protein MTVVSHQASETMTAKSGIIAENPPFLQVFFYQCVVVKLAPLSRFVAEQSPVKDNSTHRYMLGVLSFNRVRSWIRCMLTSADTQERYQGFLREYARERTKLFRYIFSLLPNHADAEDVFQRCSIVLWQKFSEFDARRSFLAWACGVAFNEVCYFLRSTNRGQLKFDSELLEKLSDDRVSELGSTDQILVQLADCLKLLPRRDRELVRVAYGKSGTLREFAESTNQAPQTLYNNLGRIRRQLQTCVRRKLAVE
- a CDS encoding ECF-type sigma factor, with protein sequence MILNEENCQKYNLDFGFQRTCQFRGESFRLSTTVTEYCTVVDVGVEMPPETPLTEWLQKLKAGDAQAMQQMWQHFFEQLRNVADNRLNHLFNAGVDGEDVAASVFESLWRAAAEGRLAHVQDVDELLWMLLAMTRRKCIDSKRRQMAYRRGGGRTILSLGDSANLFREIVTPEPDPEYLVALNDEFQRVLSKLKDPVLQRIAVLRIEGYTFDEIATLLGLALATIRRKLRLIRQTYRAELDND